A window of the Microplitis mediator isolate UGA2020A chromosome 5, iyMicMedi2.1, whole genome shotgun sequence genome harbors these coding sequences:
- the LOC130668389 gene encoding innexin inx2-like codes for MFEVLSKVKGLLKIDQVCIDNNVFRLHYKATMILLVVFSVLITCKQFVGDPIDCTSGNDKIPQNVMDTYCWVLSTFTMPNLTGTIGKNIVYPGVGIGRSNEGVKYHKYYQWVCFMLFFQGILFYIPRYLWKIWEGGRIKMLMQDLNCPITSDAEKTEKNYQSLVSYLTENTGVQNFYAYRFFLCEILNFINVIGQIYLIDLFLDGEFRSYGMDVIKFAEMESYDRIDPMSRIFPKITKCSFHMFGSSGTIEKIDGLCVLPLNVINEKIYIFIWFWFIILGILSGLSLIYRIAVIMGPRQFRAKLLSACSRLSLSHHIYIITREFEIGDWFIFYQLSKNIDSHKYRQLIADVAKKLNDRNDYKSDHLTA; via the coding sequence ATGTTCGAAGTACTGAGCAAAGTAAAAGGTTTGCTAAAAATTGATCAGGTGTGTATTGACAACAATGTATTTCGTTTACATTATAAGGCAACGATGATTTTACTTGTCGTTTTTTCCGTACTGATCACGTGTAAACAATTTGTTGGAGATCCAATTGATTGTACTAGTGGTAATGATAAAATACCACAAAACGTTATGGATACTTACTGTTGGGTGCTTTCTACCTTTACGATGCCCAATTTGACTGGTACCATTGGCAAGAATATTGTATATCCAGGTGTTGGAATTGGCAGATCCAACGAAGGCGTTAAGTATCACAAGTATTACCAGTGGGTTTGTTTTATGCTATTCTTTCAAggtatattattttacatacCACGTTATCTATGGAAAATTTGGGAAGGTGGTAGGATAAAAATGCTGATGCAGGATCTCAACTGTCCTATTACAAGCGATGCTGAAAAAACAGAAAAGAATTATCAATCATTAGTTAGTTATTTAACTGAAAATACTGgagtacaaaatttttatgcatatcgtttttttctgtgtgaaatattgaattttataaatgtcatTGGacagatttatttaatagatttatttCTTGATGGTGAATTTAGAAGTTACGGCATGGACGTTATTAAATTCGCTGAAATGGAATCTTACGATAGAATAGATCCGATGTCACGTATATTTCCTAAAATTACCAAGTGTTCTTTTCATATGTTCGGTAGTTCTGGtacaattgaaaaaattgacgGACTATGTGTATTACCACTCAAtgttattaatgaaaaaatttatattttcatctgGTTCTGGTTTATAATTCTTGGAATTTTGAGTGGCTTGAGTTTAATTTATCGTATTGCTGTTATTATGGGACCAAGACAATTTCGTGCTAAACTTTTAAGCGCTTGTTCTCGTCTTTCATTATCAcatcatatatacataattactCGAGAGTTTGAAATTGGTGattggtttattttttaccaaCTAAGCAAGAACATAGATTCACATAAATACAGACAACTGATTGCTGATGTTGCTAAGAAGTTAAATGACCGCAATGACTACAAATCTGACCATTTAACTGCTTGA
- the LOC130668390 gene encoding uncharacterized protein LOC130668390, with protein MNNLKEIRRYLEENKDINLLCTSCEKSSAKIISICEDCKELLCFNCHYVHKSTLNLKNHVIIFLNNTTVFEFDDTEYKRRLNELESEYEKEKIEIDAMYHKSKNELKERRDKLLRECIEFYKTQKDEMKAIYEEAKMNLIKKIRDVYKDLLDSEHHDLISNVSNNYQKSLSIQVTNLKNSSNNVELSITNDSNNRSLFDELISELYEELKQEENFVFDIAERFTKLSITSSEI; from the exons atgaataatttaaaagaaattaggAGATATTTAGAAGAGAATAAAGATATAAATCTACTGTGTACTTCTTGTGAGAAAAGTTCagcaaaaataatatcaatttgcGAAGATTGTAAAGAACTGTTATGTTTTAATTGCCATTATGTTCATAAGAGCAcacttaatttgaaaaatcatgtaattatatttttaaacaacacTACAGTCTTTGAATTCGACGATACTGAGTATAAAAGAAGATTAAATGAACTGGAGAGTGagtatgaaaaagaaaaaatcgaaattgaTGCAATGTATCATaaatctaaaaatgaattaaaagaaCGTAGAGACAAACTTTTGAGAGAATGCatcgaattttataaaacacaaaaggATGAGATGAAAGCCATTTatgaaga gGCCAAgatgaatttgataaaaaagatTCGCGATGTATATAAAGATTTATTAGATTCAGAACATCATGATTTAATATCAAATGTttctaataattatcaaaaatcatTATCGATACAAGTAACTAATCTGAAGAATTCATCAAACAATGTCGAATTGTCTATTACtaatgatagtaataatagAAGCCTATTTGACGAACTAATTAGTGAATTGTATGAAGAATTGAAACAAGAAG aaaattttgtgtttgATATTGCAGAACGCTTTACTAAATTGAGTATTACAAGCTCAGAAATTTaa